Proteins encoded by one window of Enterobacter hormaechei subsp. xiangfangensis:
- the rsmG gene encoding 16S rRNA (guanine(527)-N(7))-methyltransferase RsmG has translation MLNKLSRLLEQAGISLTDHQKNQLVAYVDMLNKWNKAYNLTSVRDPNEMLIRHILDSIVVAPYLNGERFIDVGTGPGLPGVPLSIVRPESHFTLLDSLGKRVRFLRQVQHELKLENITPVQSRVEEFPAEPPFDGVISRAFASLNDMVSWCKHLPAEKGRFYALKGQLPGDEIEQLPDGFVVESIEKLQIPQLEGERHLVIIKPNTF, from the coding sequence GTGCTCAATAAACTCTCTCGTCTGCTGGAACAGGCAGGTATTTCGCTCACCGATCACCAGAAAAATCAGCTGGTGGCCTATGTCGATATGCTGAACAAATGGAATAAAGCGTACAACCTCACCTCCGTACGCGATCCCAACGAGATGCTGATTCGCCATATTCTCGATAGCATCGTCGTGGCGCCGTATCTGAACGGTGAACGTTTTATCGATGTGGGCACCGGTCCGGGCTTGCCGGGCGTTCCGTTGTCTATTGTTCGACCGGAGAGTCATTTCACGCTGCTGGACAGCCTGGGCAAGCGCGTACGCTTTTTACGCCAGGTTCAGCATGAGCTGAAGCTGGAAAACATTACGCCCGTACAGAGCAGGGTAGAGGAGTTCCCGGCAGAGCCACCGTTTGACGGTGTTATCAGCCGCGCGTTTGCCTCACTCAATGACATGGTGAGCTGGTGCAAACACCTGCCAGCGGAGAAGGGGCGTTTTTATGCTCTGAAAGGGCAACTTCCGGGGGACGAAATCGAGCAGCTTCCGGACGGTTTTGTTGTCGAATCCATTGAGAAACTCCAGATCCCTCAGCTCGAAGGTGAGCGTCATCTGGTGATAATTAAGCCAAACACTTTTTAA
- the atpI gene encoding F0F1 ATP synthase subunit I: MSVSLLSRNVARKLLFIQFLAVIASGLLFSLKDPFWGISAACGGLAVVLPNVLFMIFAWRHQAHTPAKGRVAWSFALGEVCKVLLTFALLVMALAVLKVVFMPLIATWVLVLVVQVLAPAVINNKG, translated from the coding sequence ATGTCTGTGTCGCTCTTGAGTAGAAACGTTGCTCGTAAGCTTCTGTTCATTCAGTTTCTGGCTGTGATAGCAAGTGGACTGCTGTTTAGCCTCAAAGACCCCTTCTGGGGCATCTCCGCCGCGTGCGGAGGTTTGGCGGTGGTTCTGCCAAACGTGTTGTTTATGATTTTTGCCTGGCGTCATCAGGCGCATACACCTGCCAAAGGCCGCGTGGCCTGGTCCTTCGCTCTCGGCGAAGTGTGTAAGGTGTTGCTGACCTTTGCTCTACTGGTGATGGCGCTGGCGGTTTTGAAAGTGGTATTCATGCCGCTGATAGCAACGTGGGTTTTGGTGCTGGTGGTACAAGTTCTGGCTCCAGCTGTAATCAATAACAAAGGGTAA
- the atpB gene encoding F0F1 ATP synthase subunit A: MASENMTPQDYIGHHLNNLQLDLRTFSLVDPHNPPATFWTINIDSMFFSVVLGLLFLAMFRSVAKKATSGVPGKFQTFIEMIIGFVHGSVKDMYHGKSKLIAPLALTVFVWVFLMNLMDLLPIDFLPWIGEHVLGLPALRVVPSADVNITLSMALGVFILILFYSIKMKGVSGFVKELTLQPFNHWAFIPVNLILEGVSLLSKPVSLGLRLFGNMYAGELIFILIAGLLPWWSQWILNVPWAIFHILIITLQAFIFMVLTIVYLSMASEEH; this comes from the coding sequence ATGGCTTCAGAAAATATGACGCCGCAGGATTACATAGGTCACCATCTGAATAACCTTCAGCTGGACCTGCGTACATTCTCGCTGGTGGATCCACATAACCCCCCGGCCACCTTCTGGACGATCAACATCGACTCCATGTTCTTCTCGGTGGTTTTGGGTCTTCTGTTCCTGGCCATGTTCCGTAGCGTTGCTAAAAAGGCGACCAGCGGTGTTCCAGGGAAATTCCAGACGTTCATCGAGATGATCATCGGCTTCGTCCATGGCAGCGTGAAAGACATGTACCATGGTAAGAGCAAACTGATTGCTCCGCTGGCCCTGACCGTGTTCGTTTGGGTCTTCCTGATGAACCTGATGGACCTCCTGCCTATCGATTTCTTACCTTGGATCGGTGAGCACGTACTCGGCCTGCCTGCACTGCGCGTGGTTCCGTCTGCCGACGTGAACATCACCCTGTCGATGGCGCTGGGCGTATTTATCCTCATTCTGTTCTACAGCATCAAAATGAAAGGCGTAAGCGGCTTTGTGAAAGAGCTTACCTTGCAGCCGTTCAACCACTGGGCGTTTATTCCGGTCAACCTGATTCTGGAAGGCGTTAGCCTGCTGTCCAAACCTGTTTCACTGGGTCTGCGACTGTTCGGCAACATGTATGCGGGTGAGCTGATTTTCATTCTGATCGCGGGTCTTCTGCCGTGGTGGTCACAGTGGATTCTGAATGTGCCATGGGCCATTTTCCACATCCTGATCATTACGCTGCAAGCCTTTATCTTCATGGTTCTGACGATCGTCTATCTGTCGATGGCGTCTGAAGAGCACTGA
- the atpE gene encoding F0F1 ATP synthase subunit C — protein sequence MENLNMDLLYMAAAVMMGLAAIGAAIGIGILGGKFLEGAARQPDLIPLLRTQFFIVMGLVDAIPMIAVGLGLYVMFAVA from the coding sequence ATGGAAAACCTGAATATGGATCTGCTGTACATGGCTGCCGCTGTGATGATGGGTCTGGCGGCTATCGGTGCTGCGATCGGTATCGGCATCCTCGGGGGCAAATTCCTGGAAGGCGCAGCGCGTCAACCTGATCTGATTCCTCTGCTGCGTACTCAGTTCTTTATCGTTATGGGTCTGGTGGATGCAATCCCAATGATCGCTGTAGGTCTGGGTCTGTACGTGATGTTTGCTGTCGCGTAG
- the atpF gene encoding F0F1 ATP synthase subunit B, whose product MNMNATILGQAIAFILFVWFCMKYVWPPLMAAIEKRQKEIADGLASAERAKKDLDLAQANATDQLKKAKAEAQVIIEQANKRRSQILDEAKAEAEQERTKIVTQAQAEIEAERKRAREELRKQVAILAVAGAEKIIERSVDEAANSDIVDKLVAEL is encoded by the coding sequence GTGAACATGAACGCAACAATCCTCGGCCAGGCCATCGCGTTTATTCTCTTTGTCTGGTTCTGCATGAAGTATGTATGGCCGCCTTTAATGGCTGCCATCGAAAAACGTCAGAAAGAAATTGCTGACGGTCTGGCTTCCGCAGAACGCGCTAAGAAAGATTTGGACCTTGCACAGGCCAACGCGACAGACCAGCTGAAAAAAGCGAAAGCTGAAGCTCAGGTAATCATTGAACAGGCTAACAAACGCCGTTCTCAGATCCTGGACGAAGCCAAAGCTGAAGCAGAACAGGAACGTACTAAGATCGTGACACAGGCTCAGGCTGAAATTGAAGCTGAGCGTAAACGTGCTCGTGAAGAACTGCGTAAGCAGGTTGCGATTCTGGCTGTTGCTGGCGCCGAGAAGATCATCGAACGTTCCGTGGATGAAGCTGCTAACAGCGACATCGTGGACAAACTTGTCGCTGAACTGTAA
- the atpH gene encoding F0F1 ATP synthase subunit delta, which yields MSEFVTVARPYAKAAFDFAVEHQNVDRWQNMLAFAAEVTKNEQMAELLSGALAPETLAASFIAVCGEQLDANGQNLIKVMAENGRLRVLPDVLEQFEHLRALSEATAEVEVTSATELSDEQLAKITAAMEKRLSRKVKLNCKIDKSVMAGVIIRSGDMVIDGSVRGRLERLADVLQS from the coding sequence ATGTCTGAATTTGTTACGGTAGCTCGCCCCTACGCCAAAGCAGCTTTTGACTTTGCTGTCGAACACCAAAATGTCGATCGCTGGCAGAATATGCTGGCGTTTGCCGCTGAGGTGACGAAAAACGAACAAATGGCCGAGTTGCTTTCTGGTGCGTTAGCGCCTGAAACCCTCGCCGCGTCGTTTATCGCCGTGTGCGGAGAGCAACTGGATGCCAACGGCCAGAACCTGATTAAGGTGATGGCGGAAAATGGTCGTCTCCGTGTGCTCCCGGATGTTCTCGAGCAGTTTGAGCACTTACGTGCCCTTAGTGAAGCTACCGCTGAAGTTGAAGTAACTTCCGCGACTGAACTGAGTGACGAACAGCTTGCGAAAATCACCGCCGCGATGGAAAAACGTCTGTCACGCAAAGTTAAGCTGAATTGCAAAATCGATAAGTCTGTAATGGCAGGCGTAATCATCCGCTCGGGTGATATGGTCATTGATGGCAGCGTACGCGGCCGTCTTGAGCGCCTTGCAGACGTCTTGCAGTCTTAA
- the atpA gene encoding F0F1 ATP synthase subunit alpha, with product MQLNSTEISELIKQRIAQFNVVSEAHNEGTIVSVSDGVIRIHGLADCMQGEMISLPGNRYAIALNLERDSVGAVVMGPYADLAEGMKVKCTGRILEVPVGRGLLGRVVNTLGAPIDGKGPVEHDGFSPIEVIAPGVIDRQSVDQPVQTGYKSVDAMIPIGRGQRELIIGDRQTGKTAMAIDAIINQRDSGIKCVYVAIGQKASTISNVVRKLEEHGALSNTIVVVATASESAALQYLAPYAGCAMGEYFRDRGEDALIVYDDLSKQAVAYRQVSLLLRRPPGREAFPGDVFYLHSRLLERASRVNAEYVENFTKGEVKGKTGSLTALPIIETQAGDVSAFVPTNVISITDGQIFLETNLFNSGIRPAVNPGISVSRVGGAAQTKIIKKLSGGIRTALAQYRELAAFSQFASDLDEATRKQLSHGQKVTELLKQKQYAPMSVAQQGLVLFAAERGYLEDVELAKIGSFEAALLAYVDRDHAPLMQEINQTGGYNDEIEGKLKAILDSFKATQSW from the coding sequence ATGCAACTGAATTCCACCGAAATCAGCGAACTGATCAAGCAGCGCATTGCTCAGTTCAATGTTGTGAGTGAAGCTCACAACGAAGGTACTATTGTTTCTGTAAGTGACGGTGTTATCCGCATCCACGGCCTGGCCGATTGTATGCAGGGTGAGATGATTTCCCTGCCGGGTAACCGTTACGCTATCGCACTGAACCTGGAGCGCGACTCCGTAGGTGCCGTTGTGATGGGTCCATACGCTGACCTCGCCGAAGGCATGAAGGTTAAGTGTACTGGCCGTATTCTTGAAGTGCCGGTTGGCCGTGGCCTGCTGGGTCGCGTTGTTAACACCCTGGGTGCGCCAATCGACGGTAAAGGTCCGGTTGAGCACGATGGCTTCTCCCCAATCGAAGTTATCGCACCAGGCGTTATCGACCGTCAGTCAGTTGATCAGCCAGTACAGACGGGTTATAAGTCCGTTGATGCCATGATCCCAATCGGTCGTGGTCAGCGTGAACTGATCATCGGTGACCGTCAGACCGGTAAAACCGCGATGGCAATCGACGCCATCATCAACCAGCGTGACTCCGGCATCAAATGTGTGTACGTGGCTATCGGCCAGAAAGCGTCCACCATTTCCAACGTGGTTCGTAAACTGGAAGAGCACGGCGCACTGTCTAACACCATCGTTGTGGTAGCAACCGCGTCTGAATCTGCTGCACTGCAATACCTGGCACCATACGCCGGTTGCGCAATGGGCGAATACTTCCGTGACCGCGGTGAAGATGCGCTGATCGTATACGATGACCTGTCTAAACAGGCTGTTGCTTATCGTCAGGTTTCCCTGCTGCTCCGTCGTCCACCAGGACGTGAAGCATTCCCAGGCGACGTATTCTACCTCCACTCTCGTCTGCTGGAGCGTGCTTCCCGCGTTAACGCGGAATACGTCGAGAACTTCACCAAAGGTGAAGTGAAGGGTAAAACAGGTTCTCTGACCGCTCTGCCGATCATTGAAACCCAGGCGGGTGACGTTTCTGCGTTCGTTCCGACCAACGTAATCTCCATTACCGATGGTCAGATCTTCCTGGAAACCAACCTGTTTAACTCCGGTATTCGTCCGGCGGTTAACCCGGGTATCTCCGTATCCCGTGTGGGTGGTGCTGCTCAGACCAAGATCATCAAGAAACTGTCCGGTGGTATCCGTACCGCGCTGGCACAGTATCGTGAACTGGCTGCGTTCTCTCAGTTCGCATCCGATCTGGACGAAGCAACCCGTAAACAGCTGAGCCACGGTCAGAAAGTGACCGAGCTGCTGAAGCAGAAACAGTACGCGCCAATGTCGGTTGCTCAGCAGGGCCTGGTACTGTTCGCGGCTGAACGCGGTTACCTCGAAGATGTGGAACTGGCGAAAATCGGTAGCTTCGAAGCCGCTCTGCTGGCTTACGTCGACCGTGATCACGCTCCGCTGATGCAAGAGATCAACCAGACCGGTGGCTATAACGACGAAATCGAAGGCAAGCTGAAAGCTATCCTCGATTCCTTCAAAGCAACCCAATCCTGGTAA
- the atpG gene encoding F0F1 ATP synthase subunit gamma: MAGAKEIRSKIASVQNTQKITKAMEMVAASKMRKSQDRMAASRPYAETMRKVIGHLANGNLEYKHPYLEERDVKRVGYLVVSTDRGLCGGLNINLFKKLLADMKGWSDKGVQCDLALIGSKGVSFFNSVGGNIVAQVTGMGDNPSLSELIGPVKVMLQAYDEGRLDRLYVVSNKFINTMSQVPTLTQMLPLPASEDDELKQKAWDYLYEPDPKPLLDTLLRRYVESQVYQGVVENLASEQAARMVAMKAATDNGGSLIKELQLVYNKARQASITQELTEIVSGAAAV, from the coding sequence ATGGCCGGCGCAAAAGAGATACGTAGTAAGATCGCAAGCGTCCAGAACACGCAAAAGATCACTAAAGCGATGGAGATGGTCGCCGCTTCCAAAATGCGTAAATCGCAGGATCGCATGGCGGCCAGCCGTCCTTATGCAGAGACCATGCGCAAAGTGATTGGTCACCTTGCAAACGGTAATCTGGAATATAAGCACCCTTACCTGGAAGAACGCGACGTTAAGCGCGTGGGCTACCTGGTGGTGTCGACTGACCGTGGTCTGTGTGGCGGCTTGAACATTAACCTGTTCAAAAAACTGCTGGCGGATATGAAAGGCTGGTCCGATAAAGGCGTTCAGTGCGATCTGGCACTGATTGGCTCTAAAGGCGTCTCTTTCTTTAACTCCGTTGGTGGCAACATTGTCGCTCAGGTGACCGGTATGGGTGATAACCCGTCCCTGTCCGAACTGATCGGCCCGGTTAAAGTGATGTTGCAGGCCTACGATGAAGGCCGTCTGGACAGACTGTACGTTGTCAGCAACAAATTTATTAACACCATGTCTCAGGTGCCTACGCTCACTCAGATGCTGCCGTTACCGGCATCAGAAGATGACGAGCTGAAACAGAAAGCCTGGGATTACCTGTATGAACCCGATCCGAAACCGCTGCTGGATACCCTGCTGCGTCGTTACGTTGAATCTCAGGTTTATCAGGGCGTTGTAGAAAACCTGGCCAGCGAGCAGGCCGCACGAATGGTGGCGATGAAAGCCGCGACCGATAATGGCGGCAGCCTGATTAAAGAGCTGCAGTTGGTTTACAACAAAGCTCGTCAGGCCAGCATTACTCAGGAACTCACCGAGATCGTCTCGGGGGCCGCCGCGGTTTAA
- the atpD gene encoding F0F1 ATP synthase subunit beta translates to MATGKIVQVIGAVVDVEFPQDAVPRVYDALEVQNGNESLVLEVQQQLGGGIVRTIAMGSSDGLRRGLEVKDLEHPIEVPVGKATLGRIMNVLGQPIDMKGDIGEEERWAIHRAAPSYEELSSSQELLETGIKVIDLMCPFAKGGKVGLFGGAGVGKTVNMMELIRNIAIEHSGYSVFAGVGERTREGNDFYHEMTDSNVLDKVSLVYGQMNEPPGNRLRVALTGLTMAEKFRDEGRDVLLFVDNIYRYTLAGTEVSALLGRMPSAVGYQPTLAEEMGVLQERITSTKTGSITSVQAVYVPADDLTDPSPATTFAHLDATVVLSRQIASLGIYPAVDPLDSTSRQLDPLVVGQEHYDTARGVQSLLQRYQELKDIIAILGMDELSEEDKLVVARARKIQRFLSQPFFVAEVFTGSPGKYVSLKDTIRGFKGIMEGEYDHLPEQAFYMVGSIEEAVEKAKKL, encoded by the coding sequence ATGGCTACTGGAAAGATTGTCCAGGTAATCGGCGCCGTGGTGGACGTCGAGTTCCCTCAGGACGCCGTACCACGCGTGTACGACGCGCTTGAGGTACAGAATGGTAACGAGAGCCTGGTGCTGGAAGTTCAGCAGCAGCTCGGCGGCGGTATCGTGCGTACCATCGCCATGGGTTCTTCCGACGGTCTGCGTCGTGGTCTGGAAGTAAAAGACCTTGAGCACCCGATCGAAGTCCCGGTAGGTAAAGCAACACTGGGTCGTATCATGAACGTATTGGGTCAACCAATCGACATGAAAGGCGACATCGGTGAAGAAGAGCGTTGGGCTATCCACCGCGCGGCACCTTCCTACGAAGAGCTGTCCAGCTCTCAGGAACTGCTGGAAACCGGCATCAAAGTTATCGACCTGATGTGCCCGTTCGCGAAGGGCGGTAAAGTTGGTCTGTTCGGTGGTGCGGGTGTAGGTAAAACCGTAAACATGATGGAGCTGATCCGTAACATCGCGATCGAGCACTCCGGTTACTCCGTGTTTGCGGGTGTTGGTGAACGTACTCGTGAGGGTAACGACTTCTACCATGAAATGACCGACTCCAACGTTCTGGACAAAGTTTCCCTGGTTTACGGCCAGATGAACGAGCCACCAGGAAACCGTCTGCGCGTTGCGCTGACTGGCCTGACGATGGCTGAGAAGTTCCGTGACGAAGGCCGTGACGTTCTGCTGTTCGTTGATAACATCTACCGTTACACCCTGGCCGGTACTGAAGTATCTGCACTGCTGGGTCGTATGCCTTCAGCGGTAGGTTATCAGCCTACGCTTGCGGAAGAGATGGGTGTTCTTCAGGAACGTATCACCTCTACCAAAACTGGTTCTATCACCTCCGTTCAGGCGGTATACGTACCTGCGGATGACTTGACTGACCCATCTCCAGCCACCACCTTTGCTCACTTAGATGCAACCGTGGTTCTGAGCCGTCAGATCGCGTCTCTGGGTATCTACCCGGCCGTTGACCCGCTGGACTCCACCAGCCGTCAGCTGGATCCACTGGTTGTTGGCCAGGAGCACTACGACACCGCGCGTGGCGTACAGTCCCTGCTGCAACGTTATCAGGAACTGAAAGACATCATCGCCATCCTGGGTATGGATGAACTGTCTGAAGAAGACAAACTGGTGGTAGCACGTGCGCGTAAGATCCAGCGCTTCCTGTCCCAGCCGTTCTTCGTTGCGGAAGTATTCACCGGTTCTCCAGGTAAATACGTTTCCCTGAAAGACACCATCCGTGGCTTTAAAGGCATCATGGAAGGCGAATACGATCACCTGCCAGAGCAGGCGTTCTACATGGTTGGTTCCATCGAAGAAGCCGTGGAAAAAGCCAAAAAACTTTAA
- a CDS encoding F0F1 ATP synthase subunit epsilon, with amino-acid sequence MAMTYHLDVVSAEQQMFSGLVEKIQVTGSEGELGIFPGHAPLLTAIKPGMIRIVKQFGHEEFIYLSGGILEVQPGSVTVLADTAIRGQDLDEARALESKRKAEEHINSSHGDVDYAQASAELAKAIAKLRVIELTKKAM; translated from the coding sequence ATGGCAATGACTTACCACCTGGACGTCGTCAGCGCAGAGCAACAAATGTTCTCTGGTCTGGTCGAGAAAATCCAGGTAACGGGTAGTGAAGGTGAACTGGGTATTTTCCCGGGTCACGCACCGCTGCTCACCGCCATTAAGCCTGGTATGATCCGCATCGTTAAACAGTTCGGTCATGAAGAGTTTATCTATCTGTCCGGCGGCATTCTTGAAGTGCAGCCAGGCAGTGTGACCGTTCTGGCCGATACCGCTATTCGTGGCCAGGATCTCGACGAAGCGCGAGCCCTGGAATCGAAGCGTAAGGCTGAAGAGCACATTAACAGCTCTCATGGTGACGTGGATTACGCTCAGGCGTCTGCGGAGCTGGCCAAAGCGATCGCGAAACTGCGCGTTATCGAGTTGACCAAAAAAGCGATGTAA